A window from Citrus sinensis cultivar Valencia sweet orange chromosome 5, DVS_A1.0, whole genome shotgun sequence encodes these proteins:
- the LOC102620988 gene encoding probable ubiquitin-like-specific protease 2B isoform X1 — MKSELGVFDFKEEDELPELEAGKFLGKFKNPNNDDSPALKRELLECVTKETIVQIEGIGNVPCVNADAVDCTPSCNVDCAPSCNEQMCAPMKIDGEEGNDIRAPQMNSTSCEQSPNLEKDNCGFESCISELASRDLCTKGPLLGESQLCSGNLDPPSNVYIVQNEPVDVNSDADGSMSEGSSSSPASDIAPNGVSLNGHMSDQWVDDSEVDDINMGVVVSPDYVFFRDKFCLGYLVVFSCTGIKIKDSNACGVQESFTFEKGIDDIVDIKFQWLQRFGSVEVKLHVILNDVAQDDNACGTSGIEELKFSFSDCNWSEQLEKITSLNAKYLALWSVDHDNPVDMDGVGRRRYFPNFDEPFEDVVYPEGDSDAVSISKRDIDLLQPDTFVNDTIIDFYIKYLKNQIQAEEKHRFHFFNSFFFRKLADLDKDPSSISDGKAAFLRVRKWTRKVDIFGKDYIFIPVNFNLHWSLIVICHPGDVASFKVEDLKRSEKVPCILHMDSIKGTHAGLKKLVQSYLCEEWKERHKDTSEDVSSKFLNFRFIPLELPQQENSFDCGLFLLHYLELFLAEAPVSFSPLKLKKLSSFLNVDWFPPGEASLKRSLIQKLISELLQNRSRVCLEEHQSSRFLENSVNEMRLEFLSEKCSAAAARHGNLSNSQAGQGVEITLLGPTSGRNLQCANDSSLVLKELLEPGVTAGSLLAYQSFGEPSSYYDLNGAASAREHDVETAEEYGYLASGSNGFQQITELTPQVGSISFPSRDFGTEATWNPEICMQGEHGVDSSDLSASDDSEDVGIIENGPFVEDGGQSLEGRTDQPRSLSMDIGCFTEGPASVPSEMLQTLAVGGPEVPDQMHDRNDITDLPSCHENPTTSFLEDSNLIEQRLSQDSDTIGNREVDGDYAQVTDDNLQTQPYEQQGAKRLRLTPREGED, encoded by the exons ATGAAGAGCGAACTCGGCGTTTTCGATTTCAAAGAAGAGGACGAGCTCCCCGAATTAGAGGCTGGTAAATTCTTAGGGAAATTCAAAAACCCTAATAACGACGATTCCCCTGCTTTGAAGCGTGAGCTTCTTGAATGCG TTACCAAAGAAACAATTGTTCAGATAGAAGGAATTGGGAATGTACCTTGTGTTAATGCTGATGCGGTTGACTGTACTCCTAGTTGTAATGTTGACTGTGCTCCTAGTTGTAATGAACAAATGTGTGCACCGATGAAAATTGATGGAGAGGAGGGGAATGATATTAGAGCTCCTCAAATGAATTCTACAAGTTGCGAGCAAAGCCCCAACTTGGAAAAAGATAATTGTGGATTTGAAAGTTGCATTTCTGAGCTGGCATCAAGAGATTTGTGCACAAAGGGTCCGTTACTTGGGGAAAGCCAGTTGTGCAGTGGCAATTTGGATCCTCCGTCCAAT GTTTACATTGTGCAGAATGAGCCAGTTGACGTGAATTCTGATGCAGATGGGAGTATGAGTGAGGGTTCTTCTTCGAGTCCTGCTTCTGATATTGCACCCAATGGTG TTTCTTTGAATGGTCACATGTCAGATCAGTGGGTCGATGATTCGGAAGTG GATGACATAAACATGGGAGTTGTTGTATCTCCTGATTATGTTTTCTTTCGCGATAAGTTTTGTTTGGGGTACCTGGTTGTATTTTCCTGCACTGGCATCAAAATCAAGGATTCAAATGCATGTGGAGTCCAAGAATCCTTTACTTTTGAGAAGGGAATTGATGATATTGTTGATATCAAGTTTCAGTGGCTTCAAAGG TTTGGATCAGTTGAAGTTAAGCTCCATGTGATATTGAACGACGTAGCACAAGACGATAATGCATGTGGAACTTCAG GCATTGAGGAGTTgaagttttcattttctgaTTGCAACTGGTCTGAACAACTGGAAAAAATCACGTCATTAAATGCTAAATACCTTGCTTTGTGGAGTGTTGATCATGA TAATCCTGTGGATATGGATGGAGTTGGACGGCGACGCTATTTTCCGAA TTTTGATGAGCCATTCGAAGATGTTGTCTATCCAGAAGGGGATTCCGATGCTGTTTCTATTAGCAAGAGAGATATTGATCTGTTACAACCCGATACATTCGTCAATGACACAATCATTGACTTTTACATAAA aTATTTGAAGAATCAGATACAAGCTGAAGAAAAGCATagatttcatttctttaacaGTTTTTTCTTTCGGAAGCTTGCTGATTTAGACAAAGACCCATCCAGTATTTCGGATGGCAAGGCTGCTTTTCTTCGTGTTCGCAAGTGGACGAGGAAGGTGGatatatttggaaaagattatattttcattcccGTAAACTTCAA TCTTCACTGGAGTTTGATAGTCATATGTCATCCTGGTGATGTGGCttcatttaaag TTGAAGACTTGAAAAGGTCGGAGAAGGTGCCGTGTATACTGCATATGGATTCTATCAAAGGAACACATGCAGGTCTCAAAAAACTTGTTCAAAG TTACCTTTGTGAAGAATGGAAAGAGAGACACAAGGACACATCGGAAGATGTTTCTTCAAAATTCTTGAACTTCCGGTTTATCCCACTTGAG CTTCCACAGCAGGAAAATTCATTTGATTGCGGCCTGTTCTTGCTCCACTATCTGGAGCTCTTTCTGGCTGAAGCTCCTGTTAGTTTCAGCCCATTAAAGTTAAAGAAGTTATCTAGCTTT CTTAATGTGGATTGGTTTCCACCTGGCGAGGCTTCTCTTAAACGTTCTTTAATCCAGAAGTTAATTTCTGAGCTCCTTCAAAATCGTTCTCGGGTTTGCCTTGAAGAACATCAATCTTCTAGATTTCTGGAAAATAGTGTGAATGAAATGCGTTTAGAGTTTCTATCAGAGAAATGCAGTGCTGCAGCAGCTCGGCAtggaaatttatcaaattcccAGGCTGGCCAGGGCGTTGAAATCACTCTATTAGGACCAACTTCTGGGAGGAATTTGCAGTGTGCTAATGATTCTAGCTTGGTTCTCAAGGAGCTTCTTGAGCCAGGAGTTACTGCAGGATCGTTACTAGCTTATCAATCTTTTGGTGAGCCATCTTCGTATTACGATCTCAATGGTGCTGCATCGGCAAGAGAG CATGATGTTGAAACGGCTGAGGAATATGGATATTTGGCATCTGGAAGTAATGGTTTCCAGCAAATAACTGAACTCACACCTCAAGTTGGTAGCATTTCCTTTCCATCTAGAGATTTTGGAACTGAGGCTACGTGGAACCCAGAAATCTGCATGCAAGGGGAGCACGGCGTTGACTCTTCAGATCTATCAGCTTCTGATGACTCCGAAGATGTAGGGATAATTGAAAACGGGCCCTTTGTGGAGGATGGTGGCCAAAGCCTTGAAGGGAGGACTGATCAGCCCAGATCTCTCTCAATGGACATTGGGTGTTTCACAGAAGGCCCGGCTTCTGTCCCTAGTGAGATGCTGCAGACGTTAGCCGTTGGAGGTCCTGAAGTGCCTGATCAAATGCATGACAGAAATGATATTACAGACCTTCCCTCCTGTCACGAAAATCCAACAACATCATTCCTCGAGGACTCAAATCTGATTGAACAAAGGTTGTCTCAGGACTCTGATACAATAGGAAACAGGGAGGTTGATGGTGATTATGCCCAAGTTACTGATGATAATCTTCAGACACAGCCATATGAACAGCAAGGTGCAAAAAGGCTGCGACTCACTCCGCGTGAAGGAGAAGATTGA
- the LOC102620988 gene encoding probable ubiquitin-like-specific protease 2B isoform X2, giving the protein MKSELGVFDFKEEDELPELEAGKFLGKFKNPNNDDSPALKRELLECVTKETIVQIEGIGNVPCVNADAVDCTPSCNVDCAPSCNEQMCAPMKIDGEEGNDIRAPQMNSTSCEQSPNLEKDNCGFESCISELASRDLCTKGPLLGESQLCSGNLDPPSNNEPVDVNSDADGSMSEGSSSSPASDIAPNGVSLNGHMSDQWVDDSEVDDINMGVVVSPDYVFFRDKFCLGYLVVFSCTGIKIKDSNACGVQESFTFEKGIDDIVDIKFQWLQRFGSVEVKLHVILNDVAQDDNACGTSGIEELKFSFSDCNWSEQLEKITSLNAKYLALWSVDHDNPVDMDGVGRRRYFPNFDEPFEDVVYPEGDSDAVSISKRDIDLLQPDTFVNDTIIDFYIKYLKNQIQAEEKHRFHFFNSFFFRKLADLDKDPSSISDGKAAFLRVRKWTRKVDIFGKDYIFIPVNFNLHWSLIVICHPGDVASFKVEDLKRSEKVPCILHMDSIKGTHAGLKKLVQSYLCEEWKERHKDTSEDVSSKFLNFRFIPLELPQQENSFDCGLFLLHYLELFLAEAPVSFSPLKLKKLSSFLNVDWFPPGEASLKRSLIQKLISELLQNRSRVCLEEHQSSRFLENSVNEMRLEFLSEKCSAAAARHGNLSNSQAGQGVEITLLGPTSGRNLQCANDSSLVLKELLEPGVTAGSLLAYQSFGEPSSYYDLNGAASAREHDVETAEEYGYLASGSNGFQQITELTPQVGSISFPSRDFGTEATWNPEICMQGEHGVDSSDLSASDDSEDVGIIENGPFVEDGGQSLEGRTDQPRSLSMDIGCFTEGPASVPSEMLQTLAVGGPEVPDQMHDRNDITDLPSCHENPTTSFLEDSNLIEQRLSQDSDTIGNREVDGDYAQVTDDNLQTQPYEQQGAKRLRLTPREGED; this is encoded by the exons ATGAAGAGCGAACTCGGCGTTTTCGATTTCAAAGAAGAGGACGAGCTCCCCGAATTAGAGGCTGGTAAATTCTTAGGGAAATTCAAAAACCCTAATAACGACGATTCCCCTGCTTTGAAGCGTGAGCTTCTTGAATGCG TTACCAAAGAAACAATTGTTCAGATAGAAGGAATTGGGAATGTACCTTGTGTTAATGCTGATGCGGTTGACTGTACTCCTAGTTGTAATGTTGACTGTGCTCCTAGTTGTAATGAACAAATGTGTGCACCGATGAAAATTGATGGAGAGGAGGGGAATGATATTAGAGCTCCTCAAATGAATTCTACAAGTTGCGAGCAAAGCCCCAACTTGGAAAAAGATAATTGTGGATTTGAAAGTTGCATTTCTGAGCTGGCATCAAGAGATTTGTGCACAAAGGGTCCGTTACTTGGGGAAAGCCAGTTGTGCAGTGGCAATTTGGATCCTCCGTCCAAT AATGAGCCAGTTGACGTGAATTCTGATGCAGATGGGAGTATGAGTGAGGGTTCTTCTTCGAGTCCTGCTTCTGATATTGCACCCAATGGTG TTTCTTTGAATGGTCACATGTCAGATCAGTGGGTCGATGATTCGGAAGTG GATGACATAAACATGGGAGTTGTTGTATCTCCTGATTATGTTTTCTTTCGCGATAAGTTTTGTTTGGGGTACCTGGTTGTATTTTCCTGCACTGGCATCAAAATCAAGGATTCAAATGCATGTGGAGTCCAAGAATCCTTTACTTTTGAGAAGGGAATTGATGATATTGTTGATATCAAGTTTCAGTGGCTTCAAAGG TTTGGATCAGTTGAAGTTAAGCTCCATGTGATATTGAACGACGTAGCACAAGACGATAATGCATGTGGAACTTCAG GCATTGAGGAGTTgaagttttcattttctgaTTGCAACTGGTCTGAACAACTGGAAAAAATCACGTCATTAAATGCTAAATACCTTGCTTTGTGGAGTGTTGATCATGA TAATCCTGTGGATATGGATGGAGTTGGACGGCGACGCTATTTTCCGAA TTTTGATGAGCCATTCGAAGATGTTGTCTATCCAGAAGGGGATTCCGATGCTGTTTCTATTAGCAAGAGAGATATTGATCTGTTACAACCCGATACATTCGTCAATGACACAATCATTGACTTTTACATAAA aTATTTGAAGAATCAGATACAAGCTGAAGAAAAGCATagatttcatttctttaacaGTTTTTTCTTTCGGAAGCTTGCTGATTTAGACAAAGACCCATCCAGTATTTCGGATGGCAAGGCTGCTTTTCTTCGTGTTCGCAAGTGGACGAGGAAGGTGGatatatttggaaaagattatattttcattcccGTAAACTTCAA TCTTCACTGGAGTTTGATAGTCATATGTCATCCTGGTGATGTGGCttcatttaaag TTGAAGACTTGAAAAGGTCGGAGAAGGTGCCGTGTATACTGCATATGGATTCTATCAAAGGAACACATGCAGGTCTCAAAAAACTTGTTCAAAG TTACCTTTGTGAAGAATGGAAAGAGAGACACAAGGACACATCGGAAGATGTTTCTTCAAAATTCTTGAACTTCCGGTTTATCCCACTTGAG CTTCCACAGCAGGAAAATTCATTTGATTGCGGCCTGTTCTTGCTCCACTATCTGGAGCTCTTTCTGGCTGAAGCTCCTGTTAGTTTCAGCCCATTAAAGTTAAAGAAGTTATCTAGCTTT CTTAATGTGGATTGGTTTCCACCTGGCGAGGCTTCTCTTAAACGTTCTTTAATCCAGAAGTTAATTTCTGAGCTCCTTCAAAATCGTTCTCGGGTTTGCCTTGAAGAACATCAATCTTCTAGATTTCTGGAAAATAGTGTGAATGAAATGCGTTTAGAGTTTCTATCAGAGAAATGCAGTGCTGCAGCAGCTCGGCAtggaaatttatcaaattcccAGGCTGGCCAGGGCGTTGAAATCACTCTATTAGGACCAACTTCTGGGAGGAATTTGCAGTGTGCTAATGATTCTAGCTTGGTTCTCAAGGAGCTTCTTGAGCCAGGAGTTACTGCAGGATCGTTACTAGCTTATCAATCTTTTGGTGAGCCATCTTCGTATTACGATCTCAATGGTGCTGCATCGGCAAGAGAG CATGATGTTGAAACGGCTGAGGAATATGGATATTTGGCATCTGGAAGTAATGGTTTCCAGCAAATAACTGAACTCACACCTCAAGTTGGTAGCATTTCCTTTCCATCTAGAGATTTTGGAACTGAGGCTACGTGGAACCCAGAAATCTGCATGCAAGGGGAGCACGGCGTTGACTCTTCAGATCTATCAGCTTCTGATGACTCCGAAGATGTAGGGATAATTGAAAACGGGCCCTTTGTGGAGGATGGTGGCCAAAGCCTTGAAGGGAGGACTGATCAGCCCAGATCTCTCTCAATGGACATTGGGTGTTTCACAGAAGGCCCGGCTTCTGTCCCTAGTGAGATGCTGCAGACGTTAGCCGTTGGAGGTCCTGAAGTGCCTGATCAAATGCATGACAGAAATGATATTACAGACCTTCCCTCCTGTCACGAAAATCCAACAACATCATTCCTCGAGGACTCAAATCTGATTGAACAAAGGTTGTCTCAGGACTCTGATACAATAGGAAACAGGGAGGTTGATGGTGATTATGCCCAAGTTACTGATGATAATCTTCAGACACAGCCATATGAACAGCAAGGTGCAAAAAGGCTGCGACTCACTCCGCGTGAAGGAGAAGATTGA